Proteins from a single region of Campylobacter sp. RM16704:
- the putP gene encoding sodium/proline symporter PutP, with the protein MNLQSVELSYPIIVTFITYAFLMLFIGFYFYKKNQNSKDYFLGNASMGPVVSALSAGASDMSSWLLMAFPGALYAAGLGQIYIAIGLSFGMFLNWTFVAKRLKIFSQIAKECITIPDFFESRFHDDKHILRSICAIVILVFFTIYISAGLVSGAKLFESVFNLSYTLALSIGFLVIVLYTFLGGYKAVCWTDMIQGLLMMSSLIIIPFVMIFELGGFGEAFSTINNVKPQAFGLDGGGWIVVISTLAWGLGYFGQPHILIRFISIKNVKEIPTATFIGITWMVVSLFGAAMIGFLGIAYVAKFNLTLNDPERIFIVMSQMLFNPWVAGILLSAILAAIMSTASSQLLVCASSLAQDFYTQILKRKTDDNKITLLSRLAVLMVALVAFLLSLDTQSQILSIVSYAWAGFGASFGSVVLFSLFYKNMSKEGAIAGMISGALTVIFYKNFGSNFIKIYEIIPGFLVASCFIIVFSLIFKAKKHTIKHYEKMLKEV; encoded by the coding sequence ATGAATTTACAAAGTGTAGAACTTTCTTATCCTATTATTGTGACTTTTATCACTTATGCGTTTTTAATGCTTTTTATAGGATTTTATTTTTATAAAAAAAATCAAAATAGCAAAGATTATTTTTTAGGCAATGCTTCTATGGGACCTGTAGTATCTGCTTTAAGTGCAGGAGCTTCAGATATGAGTAGTTGGCTTTTGATGGCTTTTCCTGGTGCTTTGTATGCAGCAGGTCTAGGACAAATTTATATAGCTATAGGCTTAAGTTTTGGTATGTTTTTAAACTGGACTTTTGTAGCAAAAAGACTTAAAATTTTTTCTCAAATAGCCAAAGAGTGCATTACAATTCCTGATTTTTTTGAAAGCCGTTTTCATGATGATAAACACATTTTAAGAAGCATATGTGCGATAGTTATTTTAGTATTCTTTACTATTTATATTAGTGCAGGATTAGTAAGCGGTGCAAAACTTTTTGAAAGTGTATTTAATTTATCATATACTCTTGCATTAAGTATTGGATTTTTAGTCATTGTTTTATATACCTTTTTAGGTGGATATAAAGCAGTGTGTTGGACTGATATGATACAAGGACTTTTGATGATGAGTTCACTCATAATCATTCCTTTTGTAATGATTTTTGAATTAGGTGGATTTGGAGAAGCTTTTTCAACTATAAATAATGTAAAACCTCAAGCTTTTGGTTTAGATGGCGGAGGTTGGATAGTAGTAATTTCAACATTAGCTTGGGGACTTGGATATTTTGGACAACCTCATATTTTAATTCGTTTTATCTCGATAAAAAATGTAAAAGAAATTCCTACAGCGACTTTTATAGGTATAACTTGGATGGTAGTTTCTTTATTTGGTGCTGCTATGATAGGATTTTTAGGTATTGCTTATGTTGCTAAATTTAATCTTACTTTAAATGATCCTGAAAGAATATTCATCGTAATGTCTCAAATGCTTTTTAACCCTTGGGTAGCTGGAATTTTATTATCTGCTATACTAGCTGCTATTATGAGTACTGCAAGTTCTCAATTGTTAGTATGTGCTTCTAGTTTAGCACAAGATTTTTATACACAAATTCTAAAAAGAAAAACAGATGATAATAAAATAACTTTACTATCTCGTTTAGCTGTATTAATGGTAGCACTAGTAGCTTTTTTATTATCTCTTGACACTCAAAGTCAAATTTTAAGTATAGTTTCCTATGCTTGGGCAGGATTTGGGGCAAGTTTTGGAAGTGTTGTTTTATTTTCATTATTTTATAAAAATATGAGTAAAGAAGGTGCTATAGCAGGTATGATAAGTGGAGCATTAACTGTAATTTTTTATAAAAATTTTGGTTCAAATTTTATAAAAATTTATGAAATCATTCCTGGATTTTTAGTTGCAAGTTGTTTTATTATAGTTTTTAGTCTAATTTTTAAAGCAAAAAAACATACAATAAAACACTATGAAAAAATGCTAAAAGAAGTCTAA
- a CDS encoding DUF262 domain-containing protein, giving the protein MKEFEVESKSIVDIFSSNNIYRIPNYQRPYKWEDEQVEQLFDDIYEAYKNSKHDEGENYFLGSIVVTKQSNDNYEYEVIDGQQRITTLMILFCVLRDCFKDINKEYKNPDDINIQRIEQCIYINNHFQRLKFSQNPQYKNEFDLLFLSNGNNIKTFKKPSKKEIKSDDPKFKYKNTAVIIYEKLSYLSNISKDEINNFVNYLFNKVLLIKIICSNLNTAIKLFQTINDRGLDLTQLDLIKSILINKIYEENKDDLQYAKNEENSFIMVWKEIETILSKTGNYQEINMEDMFTLFGYFLLGGNPKKSLHIELENQFKRKTTKEIIDEFKNFCNEYVNDLFNNNNKIVNSFWYLPWKIHPMAVVMTSLHTKYRDHLTLLVLLRKFYYLYWISGYTLSKIKQTSFQLINMIKDNKDISEINEILINKHNKDDVERKVIENLLNKDIYNHNKWIKPLLILIEYNQDDSEEREFVDLEEAHIEHILPKSYEKFYSYIDKEIADNNLNSCCNLTLLKSKKNIEAGNKPFDKKIEIYKGEGKDKKQSSFLITQIIVNNYEKREIMEWNEDAMKNRKKWFCNEIEKLFNIKMKENK; this is encoded by the coding sequence ATGAAAGAATTTGAAGTTGAAAGTAAATCTATTGTTGATATATTCAGTAGCAATAACATTTATAGGATACCAAATTATCAAAGGCCATATAAATGGGAAGATGAACAAGTTGAACAATTATTTGATGATATATATGAAGCATATAAAAATAGTAAACACGATGAAGGTGAAAATTATTTTTTAGGTTCTATTGTTGTTACAAAACAATCAAATGATAATTATGAATATGAAGTGATTGATGGACAGCAAAGAATCACTACGCTAATGATATTATTTTGTGTTTTAAGAGATTGTTTTAAAGATATTAATAAAGAATACAAAAATCCAGATGACATAAATATACAAAGAATTGAACAATGTATATATATAAACAATCATTTTCAAAGATTAAAATTTTCGCAAAATCCGCAATATAAAAACGAATTTGATTTGTTATTTTTAAGCAATGGAAATAACATAAAAACTTTTAAAAAACCTAGCAAAAAAGAAATAAAATCAGATGATCCCAAATTTAAATATAAAAATACAGCTGTGATAATTTATGAAAAATTAAGTTATCTATCAAATATAAGTAAAGATGAAATTAATAATTTTGTTAATTATCTATTTAATAAAGTATTGTTAATTAAAATTATTTGCAGTAATTTGAATACCGCAATTAAATTGTTTCAAACAATTAATGACAGAGGTCTTGATTTAACTCAATTAGACCTGATTAAAAGCATTTTAATAAATAAAATATATGAAGAAAATAAAGATGATTTACAATATGCAAAAAATGAAGAAAATTCATTTATTATGGTTTGGAAAGAAATTGAAACTATATTATCTAAAACAGGTAATTACCAAGAAATAAATATGGAAGACATGTTTACTTTATTTGGTTATTTCTTATTAGGTGGTAATCCTAAAAAATCATTGCATATAGAATTAGAAAATCAATTCAAAAGAAAAACGACTAAAGAAATTATTGATGAATTTAAAAATTTTTGTAATGAATATGTGAATGATTTATTTAATAATAATAACAAAATAGTAAATTCTTTTTGGTATTTGCCATGGAAAATACATCCTATGGCAGTTGTAATGACTTCGTTACATACTAAATATAGAGATCATTTAACATTATTGGTTTTGCTTAGAAAATTTTATTATTTATATTGGATTTCTGGCTACACTTTATCAAAAATAAAGCAAACATCTTTTCAACTGATAAATATGATAAAAGATAATAAAGATATATCAGAAATAAATGAAATTTTGATAAATAAACACAATAAAGATGATGTGGAAAGAAAAGTTATAGAAAATTTATTAAATAAGGATATATACAATCATAATAAATGGATTAAACCTCTGCTAATCCTTATAGAATATAATCAAGATGATAGTGAAGAAAGAGAATTTGTTGATTTAGAAGAAGCTCATATAGAACATATATTGCCAAAATCTTATGAAAAATTCTATTCTTATATAGATAAAGAAATTGCCGATAATAATCTAAATAGCTGTTGTAATTTAACACTATTGAAAAGTAAAAAGAATATAGAAGCTGGCAATAAGCCATTTGATAAAAAAATAGAAATTTACAAAGGTGAAGGAAAAGATAAAAAACAAAGCTCTTTTTTGATTACACAAATAATTGTAAATAATTATGAAAAAAGAGAAATAATGGAATGGAACGAAGATGCAATGAAAAATAGAAAAAAATGGTTTTGTAATGAAATAGAAAAATTATTTAATATAAAAATGAAGGAAAATAAATGA
- a CDS encoding saccharopine dehydrogenase family protein, which yields MKNLLIIGAGGVSRVATAKCAMNADVFSKITLASRTKSKCDEIAKFIKDRLGVQIQTAQIDADDTDAVVELIKQTGAEILLNVALPYQDLSLMDACIKTKIHYVDTANYEHPDLAKFEYKEQWAKNEKFKEAGILGLLGSGFDPGVTNVFCAYAQQNLFDEIHYIDILDCNAGDHGYAFATNFNPEINLREVSAKGRYWENGKWIETDPMQIKMEWDYPEVGVKDSYLLYHEELESLVKNIKGLKRIRFFMTFGQSYLMHMKCLENVGMLGIKPIMHKGVEIIPIEFLKTLLPDPASLGPRTKGYTNIGCVIRGIKDGKDKQIYIYNVCNHEECFKETGAQAVSYTTGVPAMIGTKLIAKGIWKGQGVFNMEEFDAKPFMDELNSQGLPWKIIEMEPNLGN from the coding sequence ATGAAAAATCTTTTAATAATAGGGGCTGGTGGGGTAAGTAGAGTAGCTACAGCAAAATGTGCTATGAATGCTGATGTATTTAGTAAAATAACTTTAGCAAGTAGAACAAAAAGCAAATGCGATGAAATAGCTAAATTTATAAAAGATCGTTTAGGAGTGCAAATTCAAACTGCACAAATTGATGCTGATGATACTGATGCGGTTGTTGAACTTATAAAACAAACAGGTGCTGAAATTTTATTAAATGTAGCTCTACCTTATCAAGATTTAAGCTTGATGGATGCTTGTATAAAAACCAAAATTCATTATGTAGATACTGCAAATTACGAACACCCTGATTTAGCAAAATTTGAATATAAAGAACAATGGGCTAAAAATGAAAAATTTAAAGAAGCTGGAATTTTAGGACTTTTAGGTAGTGGTTTTGATCCTGGTGTTACTAATGTATTTTGCGCTTATGCACAACAAAATTTATTTGATGAAATCCATTATATAGACATACTTGATTGCAATGCTGGAGATCATGGATATGCTTTTGCTACAAATTTTAATCCTGAAATAAATTTAAGAGAAGTATCAGCAAAAGGGCGTTATTGGGAAAATGGCAAATGGATAGAAACTGATCCTATGCAAATAAAAATGGAGTGGGATTATCCTGAAGTTGGTGTAAAAGATAGTTATTTGCTTTATCATGAAGAATTAGAAAGTTTAGTAAAAAACATAAAAGGTTTAAAAAGAATAAGATTTTTCATGACTTTTGGACAAAGTTATTTAATGCATATGAAATGTTTAGAAAATGTAGGAATGCTCGGTATTAAACCTATAATGCATAAAGGCGTAGAGATAATTCCTATTGAATTTTTAAAGACTTTATTGCCTGATCCTGCTAGTTTAGGCCCTAGAACAAAAGGATATACAAATATAGGTTGTGTTATAAGAGGCATTAAAGATGGTAAAGATAAACAAATTTATATTTATAATGTTTGCAATCATGAAGAATGTTTTAAAGAAACGGGGGCTCAAGCAGTAAGTTATACAACCGGAGTTCCAGCTATGATAGGAACAAAACTAATAGCTAAAGGTATTTGGAAAGGACAAGGCGTGTTTAATATGGAAGAATTTGATGCTAAGCCTTTTATGGATGAGTTAAATTCTCAAGGACTTCCTTGGAAAATCATAGAAATGGAGCCAAATTTAGGTAATTAA
- the modB gene encoding molybdate ABC transporter permease subunit, translated as MLENLENIDWEPFLVSIKLSFITCVILFLLCIFLAWIFAFKNFKFKNFLETLIALPLVLPPSVIGFYLLILFSKYSIVGEFLEKNFNISLVFTFEGLVIASCIYSLPFMFNPLYSAMLVLPKNIIEASYSLGKSTLETLFKVILLGIKPAVLSALVITFAHTMGEFGIVLMIGGSLSGETKVASIAIYESMENLDFTTAHIYSLILLIFSFVVLFCVNFLKKK; from the coding sequence GTGCTAGAAAATTTAGAAAATATCGACTGGGAACCTTTTTTGGTTTCTATTAAATTATCTTTTATTACTTGTGTAATTTTATTTTTACTTTGCATTTTTCTTGCTTGGATTTTTGCTTTTAAAAATTTTAAATTTAAAAATTTTTTAGAAACACTTATAGCTTTACCTTTAGTTTTACCACCATCTGTCATAGGTTTTTATTTATTAATTTTATTTTCAAAATATTCCATAGTAGGAGAATTTTTAGAGAAAAATTTTAATATTTCTTTAGTTTTTACTTTTGAAGGATTGGTAATTGCTAGTTGTATTTATTCTTTGCCTTTCATGTTTAATCCTTTATATTCAGCTATGTTAGTTCTTCCAAAAAATATTATAGAAGCTAGTTATTCTTTGGGAAAAAGCACTTTGGAGACACTTTTTAAAGTTATTTTGTTAGGTATAAAGCCAGCTGTATTAAGTGCTTTGGTTATTACTTTTGCACATACTATGGGTGAATTTGGTATAGTATTAATGATAGGAGGTTCTTTGAGTGGTGAAACCAAAGTAGCTAGTATCGCAATTTATGAAAGTATGGAAAATTTAGATTTCACAACCGCACATATATATAGTTTGATTTTATTAATTTTTAGTTTTGTGGTTTTATTTTGTGTAAATTTTTTAAAAAAGAAATAA